Part of the Pseudomonas baltica genome is shown below.
GGGAGCAAGGCTTGCCCGCGAAGACGTCAGTTCAAACAACATCAAATTCTCAGCAGTAAGGAACCCCTTGGATGCTGGCCATCTTCAACGTCGCCTTCCCCGTATTCGGCCTGATTTTCGTCGGCTTCTTCTGTCGCAAGCGCAATATCCTGGGGCCCAACGCCTCCAGTGAACTGAACCGTTTCGTGATCTTTCTGGGCCTGCCGTCGCTGCTGTTCGAGTCGATGTCGCGCCTGGCGTCGGTGCAGTCACTCAATCTGGGCTATATCGCTGCATTCGGCCTCGGCATGGCCGGGGTATTTGGGCTCACCTTGTGGATAAGGCTGCGCAGCCGGGCGCACTTCATCGATGCGACCATCGACGCCTTGGGTGCGGCCTATCCCAACTCCGGGTTCCTGGGCATTCCGTTATGCCTGCTGACGTTCGGCGATCAGAGCATGCCGCCGGCGGTGATCGGCACCTTGATGACCGCCTGCCTGCTGTTCGCCGTAGCGATCATCATGATCGAGAGCTATCGCCAGGCCGAAAAACACCTGGGCCGCACGCTGCTCAAGGTGGGAGGCTCATTGCTGCGCAACCCGGTGATGCTGGCGCCGCTCTTCGGTGCGCTGGTGGCCGCCAGCGGCTGGCAGATGCCCAGTGGCTTGCGGCAGTTGTTCCAGTTTCTGGGGGCGGCGGCGGGGCCCTGCGCGCTGGTGTCGATCGGTCTGTTCCTGGCCGCGTCCAAGCCGCAGCCGGGGGACGCCAGAACAGTATTTTTGCTGGTGCTGTGCAAATTGATTCTGCAACCGTTGCTGACCGCCTGGCTGGCCTTCAAGGTGTTCGACATGCCGCCGATGTGGGCGTGGGCGGCGCTGCTGCTCAGTGCCCTGCCGATCGGCAATGGGCCGTTCATGCTGGCCGAACTGTTCGAGCGCGAGGCCAACACCATGTCGCGCTCGATATTGATTTCGACGCTGCTGTCGCTGGTGACGGTGTCGATTATTCTGGCGATGATTCCTGCGGTGTAGATGCCTGCGGTGTGCAGGAGTGCCGGATCGAGAGTCGAACGCCTGTGGGGCAAGTCCATGTTTTCGGGCAAACCGTGCCGGCCCCTTCGCCAGCAAGCTGTGCTCCCACAGGTCTAAGGCTCAGGCCCGGTTTGCGCTG
Proteins encoded:
- a CDS encoding AEC family transporter, which encodes MLAIFNVAFPVFGLIFVGFFCRKRNILGPNASSELNRFVIFLGLPSLLFESMSRLASVQSLNLGYIAAFGLGMAGVFGLTLWIRLRSRAHFIDATIDALGAAYPNSGFLGIPLCLLTFGDQSMPPAVIGTLMTACLLFAVAIIMIESYRQAEKHLGRTLLKVGGSLLRNPVMLAPLFGALVAASGWQMPSGLRQLFQFLGAAAGPCALVSIGLFLAASKPQPGDARTVFLLVLCKLILQPLLTAWLAFKVFDMPPMWAWAALLLSALPIGNGPFMLAELFEREANTMSRSILISTLLSLVTVSIILAMIPAV